The genomic DNA AAGGATAATATACTTACGTTGTTTCGTTACCACTTGTTAACTAACGAATATTTTGTCTTTGACTACACCTGTTCGACGAATTTGAAAGACCCATTCTTTGCTTTAATCAAGGAGTATCATTCTTCGTTAGCCAATAATCAGAAAATTTCTAAGAATTTAGTTAACATCTCAGCGAAATTAAAGAAATTCCTTTATGAATCAGAGGAATTAGCCAGTACTCTTAAAGAGAACCGAAAGGATCTAGCTCGTGATTTTACTTTCTCCAAAAATTTTATTGAAGCTCTCTCAGAAGAACGTCCACTTATTTTTATCATTAGAGCCGGTCATTTTCTCACACAAGAGACAATCGATTTTATCAATCATATCTCCAAGGTCATTCGTTTAAATAAGATACTGATTATACTAAGTGTCGACAATCCTGGTAGTGTCAGCGGCTTGATCCATCCAATTCACATTGAAGTTGAACCTTTTGATTTCCAGAAAACTAAGTCATATATAGAGCAATTGTTAAATACTGAAATTCCAAGCAATTTTACTAAGCATATGCATCAGAAGACAAACGGTAATCCCTCTTATATAAGGGAACTCTTGATTGATCTGATAAACAAAAAAATGCTTTGGAAGAGAAATCATTTTAGTTTTGATATTGATTGGGAGAAATATCCACTTCCTGAGCGAATAATTCATAATATATATAACAATCTTAGTCATGTCTCAGATAGCAGCTATAACGCCTTACAAATATTATCAGTGACGCATACCCCTTTATCAGCGAATTTGATAAAATATCTCCTTAATATCAAGAACAAAGAACTCTTCTTTTTACTAAAAGACTGTATTAATAACCATATTCTTGAAAAAAAGGGTGATTATTACTACTTTACATTCCAAGAGGCAAGAGAACGCTTGTTTTCAGAAACAGACAAAAAAACTAAAGTCGCTATCGCTAAAAAAACATTAGCATATTTCGAACTCCATCCAATAACTGAGATATCGATCTGTGAAGGAATAATTAAAAATGCTAAATTGGCAGGTGATCATGATCAAATCAGAAAATACACTCTGCATTTAGCAAAACTCTATTCGAATTCGGGTAATCAAGAGAAGTCTTTTGAGTTGGTTAGCGATATCATTGCGCAGAATTTTTCTGGTGATTATGAATTACCGCAAAAAGATATCTTAAATGACTTACTCTTATTTCAAGAATTATCTGAGTTGACTGGTAGGGCTAGTTCTGCCTTAAAACTCTTTAACTCGATCAGCAAAATGCCTAATATATTTGAAAAATATTATATCAGAGGTATCTTGAACAATGCTTGTGAAAATTACCCGGAAGGTGTAAAGGATTTTGAGAAAGCAGTCAAACTGGCAATAACGGGAAGACAACAGATCATCGTAATGATCAATCTTGCTTGGACTTATTTAGTGTTAAACAAACTGGATAAATCTGCTGAATATCTAAATAAACTTGATTTGTTAGATATGTCACATGATCTAAAAGTTGCTTATATAGACCGAAAGGCACTCTATGCGGCAAGGACAGGTAACAGAAAAGAAGCCATTCAGTTATTAGAAGATTTTAAGCAGAATCTGGAACCTATGGAGACGCCCGGTTATTTTGCAAAATTAGGGAGTTTTTATAATAATTTAGCGATTTATTACAGCCAAGAAAAGGCGTTTGATGAAGCCCTTTATCACTTCAACATGGCGAAAAAGGTTTGGGAACGAATAAATTATACCCGAATGCTGGGGATGGTCTATAACAATATAGGTGATCTGGCATTAAGGCAGGGAAATACAAACGATGCTCTGACTAATTTTGAAAATGCCTTAAAGATCTGTACATCAATTGAACATCTCCGCTGTGAAGTTCTAACCTATCTCAATTTTGGAGAAGCATATATCAAACTCGGCAGATACGAAGAGGCTGAGAATAGTTTACTGAGAGCTAAATCTAAGATTGCCAAATGTCGAGATAAATCATTTTATGGGGCTATCATTCATAATCTGGCTATAGTTAAAGTCAAGATAGAGGGTTTCAAAGATTACTATCAATTCATAAAAGAAAACAACCCGGAACTGCTTAACAATGTAATAACCGAAGTAAATCCACTGGTAAAAACATATATTAACTTCTTGATCGATCTTGGTCAATATGATCTGGTCTCAAATATTTTGATCAAAAGCACTAAACTAGATTACTTGAGCAGCCAGGAAGAAGAATTTTATTATCAAGCTTTAGGACTTCTTGATTTTAATAAGAGAGAATATAATTCAGCTTTAGAGAATTTAAATACATCTTTTGACTATGCTGAGAGAAACCGTAGTTATTATGCTCAGAGTATTCTTTATACTAAGATGATAGAATGTCATCTCGCTCTGGCTAACACTCCCAAAGCAAGAGAGCTTTCGGATAAGGCACAAAAATTAACTAAACTATATAATTATTCTTATTGGAATCTTGTCTTGAAAATCCTTAATGCTCAGATCGATCTACAGGATGAGAATATTAATTTACGTATTGTCCTCCGCTCTCTCTTTTCAGTTCTTGAAAAGATACAGAAAGAAAAACTCTTCCATCTGGAAATCAAGGTCTATAAACTTCTGACTATTATTTATTGGGATCTGAATGCCAGACGACAAGCCAATAAATACTATAAACTTTATGTATTGGCAGTCAGATCAGCAGTTCAGGGTCTTCCCCGACAATATCAAACCAGCTACAAAAAGAAGACTCTTGTAGATATGAATAGCCCCCTTGAGCTGATTCAGGAACCAATTGTCAAACGGCAATTCTTCACTTTCGAACCATGGCAAGAACAATTATATGAATTACTCAAGCTTGATGAAGTAGAGAGATTTAAGTTTTTTATCGGTAAGATGCTCAATAAACTATTTGCTCCTCAATCATACTCACTCGTCTTACTTGATGATTACAATAAAGGGCATCGTCCATTCTTGAATCATAACTTCCGAGAAAAACTCCTCTTTACAGCAAAAATTGACAGATTGATCAGAGAATGTATCCGTAACAATGAAATTTTTCAGGAAGAGATTGAAAATAACCACTTACTTTTCATACCTTTACGATTTAAGAGCATTATAGTAGGTTGTTTGATAATTGGTGATCTGGGAGAATTGGCTTTTACCCGACAAGAACTGAAGGCAGCACGAGAACTTCGTCTTCATCTAACTTCACTGTTGATCAGAATCCGTGATATTTCTGCGATTAATAAGAGCATCAACCAGATGAAGCAACTAATGACCTCTACCAATGAAATCTTTTCTCTGTTAGACTTAGAGAAAATAGAGCATGCCATAATATCATTCTGTATTGACTTCGTTCAATGCAGCAGAGCATTTCTGATCAAGAAAGATATTTACGGAAACTTCGTGTATCAGATCGCTATGGATAGTTACCATAATATCCTGCAAGACCATACTTATATCAGCAAGACAGTGCTAAGTGAAGTTTACAATACACGAAATTCTGTCTATACTATCAATGCTATGGAAGATAATACTTTCAAGAACTCTATTAGTGTTCAGGATTATCAATTGCACTCAATCTATTGTGCTCCCTTGGTGGTAGCAGATAAGATCCATGGTTTACTCTATTTGGATAATTATGGAGAACCTGAAAGAGAATTGATTATCAACCATGATTTGATGCAGATAATGCTCCTACAATATTCAGTAGCTCTAAAAAATTCACAACAGTATTTTAGTCTCATGAAGAGCATTCAAGAGCTTAAATCTTTAGATATAGCTAAGAACGAATTTATGGGGCTCATTTCACATGAACTCAACACTCCGCTAATGGTATTAAGGAGCTATATGAACAAATTAAAAAAAGAAGAGGCAGCATCTCCCGAAGAGAAAAAAGAAGTTATTACCAAAGCAGATGAATTCCTCAGAAAGATCTCTGATAAGATCAATGATATCTTTAGTTTTACAAAATACAGTATTCTTTCTTCTATCCCTAAAGTCAGAATTAACATCAGAAACATGTTACAGGTCATTGTTGATGAAGCAGAGACGATAGCAAAAGAAAGAAACATGATTTTCTCTCTGGAAGTGAAAGATGATATACCGGATATAGATGCAAACTGGGAAGCCATATATCTGATGATTTATCAGATCGTGATTAATGCAATCCGCTATACTAAAGATTTTGGTACTATCAAGATAGGTGCCAGAAAATCCTCATTCCACAATGAGGAGATTGATAATAAAGAAACCTTAGTGATTTATGTTCAAGATAATGGAATCGGTATCCCCGCTAATGAACTGGAGAATATTTTTATCCCATTTCATGAACTTACAGATATTCTAACCCATCATTCAGGTACAATAGAATATAAATCGAGCGGATTAGGACTGGGATTGTCTACTGCTAAAAGAATAGCTGAGCTTCATTCCGGTAAGATTAACGTTAAGAGTAAAGAAGGAGAAGGAACAACCGTCTTTATTATGATCCCCTATTCGAAAATTGATGGTTCGGTCTCTCATGATAAAGTAAAATAAGATGAGATAATTGGTATTATAATTAATGATTAACACCGCCTTTAATCATGTTTTGTGACTTCGTCGAGCTCGCATGCAACCACGAAGAAGTGTCTTCCTCAGTGCGAGCGAAGTCGAGACGCCTTAAGTTTATGATAGATAACAGTGTCACCCTGAGTGATTCCCGGTATGCTTCTTGCTTACCCGTTCGGGAATTGTATCGAAGGGGGAGGAAGATGCAAAATCAAGTATGTATAGTTTATCCTTCGATAAATTCTGCTGTCAAGGATAGCAAGAAGCAAACAGCAGAACACTCAGGATGACAAAGATAGGAGGAAATCTGTTGATATGATTAAGCATACCATCTCCGGAAATGGTATTTCCTTCTCTAAAATCTTCAACGACAAAAAGAGCATTGCCCTCTATTTTCCGAAAGACTTCGGAATGAACTATGAGATAGTCAAAGAGACCATTCGGTGGACACCCTGCTTCCAAACAATGCTTCTTGTTCTACCAGAATACCAGCGTAATTTTTTTAATGCATTAATTGACGAACCGTCAGTAAACATTGAAGCATTAGAAGAACATAGTCCCAGTGGTAAAGATAATCTTGTTTTAATTCTCTCCCGTAACAAACAAACACAAAAAAAAGCAGAAGGCAACTCTTCTTCCGCTACTTTCGGTTTTGGAAAGAGCGTCAATGTTCGCTTCAATCCTCCAGTAGAGAGTCCTCTTGAACTATGCAGAAATATGGCAGAATTACTACAAATAAAGCCCTCTAAAGAAGCTAAAGGAAAGAAATTCCCCGGCACACCGCAGGAACTATT from Candidatus Cloacimonadota bacterium includes the following:
- a CDS encoding protein kinase; protein product: MIIDSRYKVIERLGMGAWAIVYQVKDLRTDKIYALKVFQKLDSQSIYEKFSAEDMFLITQIEHPNLIKVLNFGNSDKHIYYLSEYYEGKTLSQFNFNSSSISDLYKIIVQTCYGLDELHRLNIVHKDLKPDNIMYSLEEGGIKVKILDFGFTKVDLQKNQQHVSGTLPYIAPEIYRGKKGVPGSDFYALGVTLYKVTTGTLPYTLEQLSDMITGSRSSLFPKFPREINPAIPPRLEKLILKLMEKNIEDRFPDARSIIGYINRIQTNQYPYSLKFSLVNSIQNSSYLLREDYTHDLLDYIPLVKTQNGKVVVLSGEEGLGKDNILTLFRYHLLTNEYFVFDYTCSTNLKDPFFALIKEYHSSLANNQKISKNLVNISAKLKKFLYESEELASTLKENRKDLARDFTFSKNFIEALSEERPLIFIIRAGHFLTQETIDFINHISKVIRLNKILIILSVDNPGSVSGLIHPIHIEVEPFDFQKTKSYIEQLLNTEIPSNFTKHMHQKTNGNPSYIRELLIDLINKKMLWKRNHFSFDIDWEKYPLPERIIHNIYNNLSHVSDSSYNALQILSVTHTPLSANLIKYLLNIKNKELFFLLKDCINNHILEKKGDYYYFTFQEARERLFSETDKKTKVAIAKKTLAYFELHPITEISICEGIIKNAKLAGDHDQIRKYTLHLAKLYSNSGNQEKSFELVSDIIAQNFSGDYELPQKDILNDLLLFQELSELTGRASSALKLFNSISKMPNIFEKYYIRGILNNACENYPEGVKDFEKAVKLAITGRQQIIVMINLAWTYLVLNKLDKSAEYLNKLDLLDMSHDLKVAYIDRKALYAARTGNRKEAIQLLEDFKQNLEPMETPGYFAKLGSFYNNLAIYYSQEKAFDEALYHFNMAKKVWERINYTRMLGMVYNNIGDLALRQGNTNDALTNFENALKICTSIEHLRCEVLTYLNFGEAYIKLGRYEEAENSLLRAKSKIAKCRDKSFYGAIIHNLAIVKVKIEGFKDYYQFIKENNPELLNNVITEVNPLVKTYINFLIDLGQYDLVSNILIKSTKLDYLSSQEEEFYYQALGLLDFNKREYNSALENLNTSFDYAERNRSYYAQSILYTKMIECHLALANTPKARELSDKAQKLTKLYNYSYWNLVLKILNAQIDLQDENINLRIVLRSLFSVLEKIQKEKLFHLEIKVYKLLTIIYWDLNARRQANKYYKLYVLAVRSAVQGLPRQYQTSYKKKTLVDMNSPLELIQEPIVKRQFFTFEPWQEQLYELLKLDEVERFKFFIGKMLNKLFAPQSYSLVLLDDYNKGHRPFLNHNFREKLLFTAKIDRLIRECIRNNEIFQEEIENNHLLFIPLRFKSIIVGCLIIGDLGELAFTRQELKAARELRLHLTSLLIRIRDISAINKSINQMKQLMTSTNEIFSLLDLEKIEHAIISFCIDFVQCSRAFLIKKDIYGNFVYQIAMDSYHNILQDHTYISKTVLSEVYNTRNSVYTINAMEDNTFKNSISVQDYQLHSIYCAPLVVADKIHGLLYLDNYGEPERELIINHDLMQIMLLQYSVALKNSQQYFSLMKSIQELKSLDIAKNEFMGLISHELNTPLMVLRSYMNKLKKEEAASPEEKKEVITKADEFLRKISDKINDIFSFTKYSILSSIPKVRINIRNMLQVIVDEAETIAKERNMIFSLEVKDDIPDIDANWEAIYLMIYQIVINAIRYTKDFGTIKIGARKSSFHNEEIDNKETLVIYVQDNGIGIPANELENIFIPFHELTDILTHHSGTIEYKSSGLGLGLSTAKRIAELHSGKINVKSKEGEGTTVFIMIPYSKIDGSVSHDKVK